TGCGTCCCGCTTCGACTTGCCGAACTCGGCGAAGACCAGCGGCTTCCGCAGGATCTGCCGCGCGTCGTTCCAGTGGCTCCACATCCACCGCCGCACGAACGCCGTTTGCGCAGCGTCATTTTGCCCGGAGAGCCTGCAGAACAAGAGTAACCTTTTGTGATTCTTACCGTTCAGATTCTATTTTCATCTACTTTTGTAAGTGAGCGATATTACCATATATCTGGATACGCATGGATGGTCGCAAAATCAATCTCCTTGACGAGATTGCTGGTAATGTAATCCGTCCCAACTTGGAATCCGGGATTGTACTGCTTCTTCTCAGGCATGGACTCCCCATAAAACCCCTCCATTCCCACCTCAAGCATGTGTTTCCTATCCAATGATTTTGTGTAACTCGCCATCTCTTGCACCCACCCCTGTTACcaaaaacaataataacaaaaaaaagtaaaaaaaaaaaaaaggtgaaaaaaaattgagatttaTGTGCAAATTTGGGAAAAAATTGCAATAAGTGTGAAGTTACTAAATCAACTTCTTAATTAccattataaatataaatttgtttcttttattgttatatttcttCTGAGAGAAATTTTAtagttgtttcttttttctccaacACGTCTGTTTTATCTTTCttgtcattctttattctttcgAAAGTAACGGTGGTTGTCGTTGATCAATACGTGTTAAAACTAATTCTGAGCTATTGCCTATTAAATTGATTTAATATCTATCACGCACATGAGTGGCAGTATGAAAATTTAAGactaaaatgactatttttttATGATCATTTTTTCATACCCTCTAATACCCGCCGGCCCGTTTAGTTATATAATACGGTGTTCAGATTCAGATAAAAAGAATTCCAAGTTGGATGAATCATAACATGAATAGTTCATCAAACTATCTCAACAAAAACTCATAGAGGAGCTTCTTAACAAAGTTGCATGCGCTCGTTGTTACACAAGTAAGTTTGTAATGATAAAACCGACCGtcccctagagcaaatggcaaagggacttggtggttggtacctgagacccaagttcgaatcctagttgattcacatttccagctaagtttatttctaaatgaaataaacgaagcgggtagcgtgttacctatctctctctcaaaaaaaaaaaaaaaagagtttgtaATGATAAATTGATGATACCCACATTCACAGTCCTTCCCGAGTAGTCTCTTTCGCAACGAGGTTCATTCATTAGCTCCCATGCCATGATTGTTGGGTCATCTTTGTAGGCCGTTTTAGTGATTGTGTTAACCCTTGTTAAGATAGCCTACACCCAAAATGGAAATCCCAAATTTGTAAGAATAATATGTTAAAAGAAGTTGCAAGGTATGTAGATTTATTACTATTATGCGCGGGTCCAATTAATGTGCTGACATACTGACGTGTCATAAACAAATTTGCATGTAAAATGCAGAGGAGCAAAGAAACGAATAACAAAAAATCATGCCCTAGATGTTGGATCTATAGTTTCTGGTCATGCAAAGTGCATGGCATCCGCGGCGGCGGTTTCTAAAAAGATCGTCTGAATAGGATACGTACCGTATACTTTTCTTCGCCCGAAGTATTTACTCTTATATGtttgttataatatatatatggagttgagctggaatgctatcggtagcaaacgaattccgttgtcacccatttgttttttatgatggagccttcaaatcgacgatcggcaccgttgaacatgatctataccacttgaaatatctagaaatcaaatttcaaatcttttcgacatcattgacctaatgatcaaagggtttcaaattttgtaattttaatggtcgatatgaaacgttttctcgtttaacggtgtaaagctattcaaatcaattgaattttggttagaaaattctttaaactattttagAACAGAATCTATActttcgatcttgattacaaaatttctatcatcacattttagaggatatttattttcagccattcatttttacgcccacttgatgaacaagagaacaatatcgaaaaagcatgatatttgatttctagatacttcaagtggtatagattattttcaacggtaccgatcgtcgatttggaggctccatcatcgaaaataaatggatggcaatggagcccgtttgctacgaatagtattccagctcaactctatatatatgtatatatatgcatggcaTATGTTTACACTTTGCATGTAAGTTTGGTGTgtgtaaaatcatgaaaattttgtataaaaataatgcatatatttatatttatatcattACCTTTATATGGTTCTTGTAGTAACCCTTTACTACTGGATTTGTATAAAAATCATCTTCACTGTTTACTCCAACACCTGCTTTCCTAGCCCACTCTACATATTGGGCTTTGCCTCCAAAGTCTTTGAAGTTGTTAACCAAGCTCAAGATCAGACGGACGCCGTATCTCCGCGCCTCAGAGATCACAAAATCCAGACCCTTGATTTACATAAtaagaatgaaaagaaaaaatacaaTTAGTAATGTTAAAACGAGTAAGTGATAATGATAATATTCACTTAGGgattgtttggttgcatatatatatatatatatatatatatatatatatatatatagtgtagagttactatactatcagaaatatagaggatttgatatttccaatttttttactcttcGATCAAAAATTGTATAATTGGGATGATTGCAGTcccctctaggattgagtagtaCGACTAGGGTTGAGTCGTCCccacaggataatagtattaatccaaaggttaaaaatgattaaaggggttgatctaaggacCAGTCAGAAGCTCCAGATATTCTATGCtgccgatagcatagtagctctctctctctctctctctctctctctctctctctctctctctctctctctctctctctctatatatatatatatatatatatatatatatattgtaactaTATTATAGTTGTAATTGCATACAGATTTAAATATATCCAACTGCTGCAAATATTGGAGCTGTATTCTTGTAGTTCCAATTACAGAAGTCGGAAAGAATATATAACTGTAAACAAAAGCTTTTCTTTTAGTCACTTTAATTTTAAcctaaaagtttattttttcttcattacTAAGAAAATTTGTAAGTATATTTCTAATCAGCAATAtacaattaaataaattatttataattatagtattttctaTTACAACCAACTAAATAATTGAGATGTACGTAGTTGTACATATAAGTTGTTACTGCTACATTTTCAAAATACATTTATAGTTACATTCAACCAAACGGCTCTTAATGTTTATTGTATTATGTGAATGTAATTACCCCTTAATTTTAGCTTGTATTTCGTCATATTATGGAGGACTTATTGGGCCTTTgttgaatatttaaatattaatagcaTCGTTCTATgtaacttaagcttttagaaaattttagttgttttttattttttagcttgGTATCAAAGTACGAGGTTTTGAGTTCGAGTCCTGTCAAACTaaatttatttgcatttttttccTTTACCTGAAAGACACGTTCATTATAGACGCCAGGCGATGCCTGGAGCGCCCGATCGCCACCGCCGTCGCTAAACGCCCACGTCCGGCAAACACTGAGCCCATTGGCCGCCGCCTCCCGGAACACCTCGGAGACCTTCCCGCGGTCTGCAGGCTCGGCGGCAACACTCATCATCCAATACGAATTGAACCCGTTGAACAGAAACGGCTTGCCGTGGAGCACAAACTCAGTACCTCGTGCTCTGATGAACCGGtcgcggtggtggtggtgaccATGTTGGCTTCTTGCCTCACAATGTAGGACAAGAAGAGTGGTTGTGATAGTGCACAAAATGGAGCAAAAGTGGCCACTCTTTGTGTAGCCCATTAATTCTTTGTGTGGGGAGAGTTGTAAAAGGATGTGTATAGCTTTTGAAGTGTGGGTTTTGGTCATTGGTGTGTTAGGAGAGTATTTATAGATGGGGGAGTGGGGATGAGAACTCGTCAACGAGTACAAGGAAGTTGCAGGATTTTGTGGGGGGGAGTTTGTACAAATTCGGTGGTCaagtgatgtaaaaaaaaaaaaaaaaattggttccTCCATGTTGCTTGGACTTAGTCCACCACATCAGCCTTAGGCCACCCAAAACTGCGTATGTATGTACCCTcgcttttatttagtttgtggATGAAACTATTCAAATGATAGTAAATAGTTCAGTAATAGTTATGGATCcggggttggtggagctctcgCCTCGATCTGCCTCGAGCGTGACGGTAAAAGTGAGaacaaaaaatagagaaaaatataatctgTTCCGAATTCGCCCCGATTTACTAAGTTTATGAAGCGGGAGGCGGaaaatctcttttttctttcaatctGTTTCAATCTGTTAAGAATCCGTTAAAAGAGCTCTCTTGGTCCGATCCACCCCTAATGAAGTGATAAATGgaggccaaaaataaaattaaaatcaattagTTCCGAATCCGTCcagatctaaaaaaaaattgagccaTTTTAACACCGCCAACCAATATAGGTGATAGTAATTTGGCTctgatattatattacatataaaatatgaatcGAATGAGAAGCATCATTACAGCTTAACGAATtaattttactctatttttgcttagcaaaatattttaattgcttTTCAAGTGGCGAGAATTGAAGGAATTGTTTGGAAAGCGAGGATGAATTGTGAAATTGATTGGTGGTCCACCACTCATGCGGTGGACCAGGTCCAGGGAACAGTATACCAATTGGAATGACAATGAGAGCGTGGGATTGGTGGGCGAAAAAGGTCGGTATTTGTtaggatttaaaaaaataaaaaaaataaaaaaaaataacccaAAAAAATGTCGTTTGTTGAGAAACGGTGGAGAGATGAACCATTTTggccttttttaattttaaaataataataataataataataataataataaataagcaaaaataataataaataaataaattaaaatccCATGTGGGCCGTTTTGTGACGTGGAATCGGCTAACGGATTAACTGATCATATCCTATcacagaaataataataataataataatgtaaggATATTTCTTGAGAATAAGTTATCTAAAttcagtataaaaaattttctaatattgattgtaaaaaaaaggtttaatttttgctttttaaaaggttttaatATTCCTGATTTGGTAATATATTGTATATTTCATTTACGAgctaatttatcttatttaaaaaaataatttaaaagtctAATATAGTGTACACTTCTGGACcttgatcaaaattttcatatatcaaatatataaaaatttttaagtaatttaTGGAG
This DNA window, taken from Ananas comosus cultivar F153 linkage group 21, ASM154086v1, whole genome shotgun sequence, encodes the following:
- the LOC109726347 gene encoding mannan endo-1,4-beta-mannosidase 5-like; the protein is MGYTKSGHFCSILCTITTTLLVLHCEARSQHGHHHHRDRFIRARGTEFVLHGKPFLFNGFNSYWMMSVAAEPADRGKVSEVFREAAANGLSVCRTWAFSDGGGDRALQASPGVYNERVFQGLDFVISEARRYGVRLILSLVNNFKDFGGKAQYVEWARKAGVGVNSEDDFYTNPVVKGYYKNHIKAILTRVNTITKTAYKDDPTIMAWELMNEPRCERDYSGRTVNGWVQEMASYTKSLDRKHMLEVGMEGFYGESMPEKKQYNPGFQVGTDYITSNLVKEIDFATIHAYPDIWLSGQNDAAQTAFVRRWMWSHWNDARQILRKPLVFAEFGKSKRDAGYTENGRDAFLNTVYAGIYSSARASGGSMAGGLVWQAMAEGMESYYDGYEIVLSQEPSTTGAVARQSRAMAALSRVLSGRAAEAAAAYAVGGRRRVGMRRHPHRHRRRNHL